Proteins from one Chroococcidiopsis sp. CCMEE 29 genomic window:
- a CDS encoding FkbM family methyltransferase gives MRKSNKRRTPEFILPNGMKIFYLREDEVKFLYGQVQGYCKNGIELHEGDIVFDVGANIGLFTLWVDQMCNKNVSVYAFEPIPAIFEVLQRNAQRFGSNNLKVFPYGLSQESKNVTFAYYPNATGLSTAYPDVSKLERDKFKQAILRNLENAPTSIRWLRWLRWLPPFLRPIILDLKIEKAFQIEQVTCQLRTVSEIVRENNIQQIDLLKVDVEKSELDVLLGIEQQDWSKIKQVFVEVDDWGCFGEKIVSLLKKHGLSQIVLDQELMLKGSNMFNLYAVRPKPR, from the coding sequence ATGAGGAAGTCAAACAAACGGCGTACTCCAGAATTTATTCTTCCCAACGGAATGAAAATCTTTTACTTACGGGAAGACGAAGTGAAGTTTCTTTACGGACAAGTCCAAGGGTACTGCAAAAATGGAATTGAGTTGCACGAAGGTGACATCGTATTTGATGTGGGAGCAAACATTGGTTTATTCACACTCTGGGTAGATCAGATGTGTAATAAAAATGTGAGTGTTTATGCTTTCGAGCCCATCCCAGCCATTTTTGAAGTATTGCAACGTAACGCCCAACGTTTTGGTTCAAACAATCTCAAGGTATTTCCCTACGGACTCTCGCAGGAATCGAAAAATGTAACTTTCGCTTACTATCCCAACGCTACAGGTTTGTCTACCGCCTACCCAGATGTTTCTAAGCTAGAACGAGATAAATTCAAGCAGGCTATTCTTCGCAATCTCGAAAACGCACCAACTTCCATTCGTTGGCTTCGTTGGCTTCGTTGGCTTCCACCGTTCTTGCGGCCGATTATTCTCGATCTGAAGATAGAAAAAGCTTTTCAAATAGAGCAAGTCACTTGCCAGTTAAGAACTGTATCAGAGATTGTCCGCGAGAATAATATTCAACAGATTGATTTGCTCAAAGTAGATGTGGAGAAAAGCGAGCTGGATGTACTTTTGGGCATTGAACAGCAGGATTGGTCAAAAATCAAGCAAGTTTTTGTTGAAGTAGATGATTGGGGTTGTTTCGGAGAAAAAATTGTATCCTTACTTAAAAAACATGGATTGAGTCAGATCGTACTTGATCAGGAACTGATGCTGAAAGGGTCAAATATGTTTAATCTATATGCTGTGCGACCCAAACCTCGATAG